In the Candidatus Methylomirabilota bacterium genome, one interval contains:
- a CDS encoding flavin reductase family protein, translating to MFVGRVERAHVGAGEPLIYYRGRYDRLSGANS from the coding sequence ATATTCGTGGGGCGCGTGGAGCGCGCCCACGTCGGCGCCGGCGAGCCATTGATCTACTACCGCGGTCGTTACGACCGCCTGTCAGGAGCGAACTCGTGA